Proteins encoded within one genomic window of Candidatus Jidaibacter acanthamoeba:
- a CDS encoding ankyrin repeat domain-containing protein, with product MSIDSPLYNNIMIKPLINDQTFLDLVIRIKNPDLLKSVISRMGEQFWQHPLVVEENGASCFRRIASLGLINMSKIWGDALNWEREDYQIELREALKENNLEIVQVCILLGANVNKVSPEGEPPVFQAILSGNINLLETLLQNGAFISRIDYKGEISLHKAVRSGNLEMVERILITKPELEL from the coding sequence GTGAGTATAGATTCACCTTTATATAACAATATAATGATAAAACCATTAATAAATGATCAAACTTTCTTAGACTTGGTAATCCGGATTAAGAACCCTGATTTGCTTAAAAGTGTCATAAGCCGAATGGGAGAACAGTTTTGGCAGCATCCGTTGGTAGTTGAAGAAAATGGTGCTAGTTGCTTTAGAAGAATAGCATCATTAGGATTGATAAACATGTCAAAGATATGGGGTGATGCTCTTAATTGGGAAAGAGAAGATTACCAAATAGAATTAAGGGAAGCTTTAAAAGAAAATAATTTAGAAATAGTACAAGTTTGCATTTTATTAGGAGCTAATGTAAATAAAGTGAGTCCTGAAGGTGAACCTCCGGTTTTTCAAGCTATACTATCAGGTAATATTAATTTATTAGAGACCTTATTACAAAACGGTGCTTTCATTAGTCGCATTGACTATAAAGGAGAGATTTCTTTGCATAAAGCCGTACGTAGCGGTAACTTGGAAATGGTGGAAAGAATACTAATTACCAAACCTGAGTTAGAATTAAA